Proteins encoded together in one candidate division TA06 bacterium window:
- a CDS encoding GrpB family protein, with protein sequence MRVAIVDYDPAWPEQFRLEKEKLLAAIGSYVAEIQHIGSTAVPGLAGKPVIDVMVGVHPLSEADAVCIDAIIQLGYEYVSAFEKDTPFRRYFRKNNSNGVRTHQIHLVEIGSEWWLRHLAFRDYLRSHAEAREAYERVKRELASKEWEDVNDYAEAKTEFIRAIEEKAMTWWQEVKGRH encoded by the coding sequence ATGAGAGTAGCCATCGTTGATTACGATCCTGCGTGGCCTGAGCAATTCAGGTTAGAAAAGGAGAAGCTGTTGGCTGCCATCGGTAGCTATGTGGCAGAGATCCAGCATATTGGAAGTACTGCTGTGCCGGGCTTAGCTGGAAAGCCAGTAATCGATGTGATGGTCGGTGTGCATCCACTGAGCGAAGCAGATGCCGTTTGCATCGACGCGATCATCCAACTAGGTTACGAGTACGTCAGTGCTTTCGAGAAAGACACACCCTTCAGGCGCTATTTTCGCAAGAACAACTCGAACGGAGTTCGTACACATCAAATTCACCTTGTTGAAATCGGTAGCGAATGGTGGCTGCGGCATCTTGCCTTTCGCGATTACCTGCGATCGCATGCTGAGGCCCGCGAAGCTTATGAGCGGGTCAAACGGGAGCTAGCCTCGAAAGAATGGGAGGATGTCAACGACTACGCTGAGGCAAAAACGGAATTCATCAGGGCAATAGAAGAGAAGGCAATGACATGGTGGCAAGAGGTAAAGGGGAGACACTAG